Proteins encoded together in one Qingshengfaniella alkalisoli window:
- the pncA gene encoding bifunctional nicotinamidase/pyrazinamidase — MRPANEALIVIDVQNDFCPGGALAVEDGDKVVQPINTFMDEFPVVVLSQDWHPAGHGSFASSHTDKAPFGVINMPYGPQVLWPDHCVQGTEGAAFHPGLRLDRTQMIVRKGFRPEIDSYSAFFENDYKTPTGLQGYLRDRGVGKVTLVGLALDFCVNFSAVDAAKLGFEVAVRKDLSRAIDLDGSLDAALKGMREAGVELVTL, encoded by the coding sequence ATGCGCCCCGCCAACGAAGCCCTGATCGTCATTGATGTGCAAAACGACTTCTGCCCCGGCGGTGCGCTGGCAGTCGAGGACGGCGACAAGGTCGTCCAGCCGATTAACACCTTCATGGACGAGTTTCCGGTGGTCGTGCTGTCGCAGGACTGGCACCCGGCGGGGCACGGATCGTTCGCGTCGAGCCATACGGACAAAGCACCGTTTGGGGTGATCAACATGCCGTATGGACCGCAGGTGCTATGGCCTGATCATTGCGTGCAAGGCACCGAAGGCGCCGCGTTTCATCCGGGCCTGCGGCTGGATCGTACCCAGATGATCGTACGCAAGGGATTTCGTCCCGAGATCGACAGCTATTCAGCATTCTTTGAAAACGACTACAAGACGCCGACGGGATTGCAGGGTTATCTGCGTGATCGGGGTGTGGGGAAGGTCACGCTGGTCGGGCTGGCGCTGGATTTCTGCGTGAATTTCTCGGCGGTCGATGCGGCGAAGCTGGGCTTTGAGGTCGCGGTGCGAAAGGATCTGTCCCGCGCCATTGACCTGGATGGATCGCTCGATGCTGCCCTTAAGGGCATGCGTGAGGCTGGCGTCGAATTGGTTACCCTGTAA
- a CDS encoding SDR family oxidoreductase, producing the protein MTSHLFSFGHGYSAQALARLLLPQGWHITGTTRSPDKAGYLAETGITPLIWPGGALDTLGDTTHVLISAGPDADGDPVLAAALEPLARVAPRLRWLGYLSTTGVYGDHQGGWVDETTPLTPSTRRGQARALAETQWQDFARETGAPLHIFRLAGIYGPGRGPFAKVRNGTAKRIIKPGQVFSRIHVADIAQVLEASINRPVPGAIYNLCDNDPAPPEDVIAYAATLLGMPVPSAIPIDEADMTPMARSFYAESKRVRNDRVKDELGVKLIYPDYKSGLRALLAQER; encoded by the coding sequence ATGACATCGCATCTGTTTTCCTTCGGCCACGGATACTCTGCCCAAGCCCTTGCACGGCTCCTGCTCCCGCAGGGGTGGCACATCACCGGCACGACACGCTCGCCTGACAAGGCTGGCTACCTCGCCGAAACTGGTATCACGCCGCTCATCTGGCCCGGCGGTGCCCTCGATACGCTTGGTGACACCACGCATGTCCTGATCTCTGCTGGCCCCGACGCCGATGGCGATCCCGTGCTTGCGGCAGCCCTCGAACCATTGGCAAGGGTTGCCCCGAGGCTACGATGGCTTGGCTATCTATCAACGACCGGCGTCTATGGCGACCACCAAGGCGGTTGGGTGGATGAAACGACGCCCCTGACCCCCTCGACCCGTCGCGGACAGGCCCGCGCGCTTGCTGAAACGCAATGGCAGGACTTCGCCCGGGAAACCGGTGCACCGCTGCACATCTTTCGTCTGGCAGGCATCTACGGCCCCGGCCGTGGTCCGTTTGCCAAGGTCCGAAACGGCACCGCCAAGCGTATCATCAAGCCCGGTCAGGTGTTCTCGCGCATTCATGTGGCGGATATCGCCCAGGTGCTGGAAGCGTCGATCAACCGCCCTGTTCCGGGCGCAATTTACAATCTCTGCGACAACGATCCCGCTCCACCCGAGGACGTCATCGCCTATGCCGCGACTCTTCTCGGAATGCCCGTCCCATCAGCCATTCCAATTGACGAGGCGGATATGACCCCCATGGCACGCAGCTTCTACGCCGAAAGCAAGCGGGTGCGGAACGACCGGGTCAAGGACGAACTGGGCGTGAAGCTGATCTATCCCGACTACAAATCCGGGCTGCGCGCCCTTCTGGCACAAGAACGGTGA
- the pncB gene encoding nicotinate phosphoribosyltransferase — MVDIATRVYNHKWKIDPIVRSLIDTDFYKLLMCQSVFRNKPDTNVTFSLINRATDIRLAELVDEGELREQLDHIRGLSLSRGESTWLRGNTFYGKRQMFRPDFMEWFEGLRLPPYELEVKDGQYELTFEGKWPEVMLWEIPALAVLMELRSRAVLADMGRFELQVLYARAMTKLWEKIERLREVPDIKIADFGTRRRHSFLWQDWGVQAMMEGLGDRFTGTSNCLIAMRREVEAIGTNAHELPMVYSALAQTDDELLQAPYQVLADWHEEHDGNLHIILPDTYGTQGFLDRAPDWLAGWTGIRIDSGDPAEGAEIAIRWWQSRGEDPREKLVIFSDGLDVDKMLELHARFSGRVKLSFGWGTLLTNDFRGLVPDDALAPFSLVCKAVSANGFPTVKLSDNPNKAMGPSEEIKRYKRVFDVGEQQAMKVVV; from the coding sequence ATGGTCGATATCGCCACCCGCGTCTACAACCACAAATGGAAGATCGATCCGATTGTCCGGTCGCTGATCGACACGGATTTCTACAAGCTGCTGATGTGCCAGTCGGTGTTTCGCAACAAACCCGACACCAATGTCACATTCAGTCTTATCAATCGCGCGACGGATATCCGGCTGGCAGAGTTGGTCGACGAAGGTGAACTGCGTGAACAGTTGGACCACATACGCGGGCTCAGCCTGTCGCGCGGAGAAAGCACGTGGCTGCGCGGGAATACGTTCTACGGCAAGCGCCAGATGTTCCGGCCCGACTTCATGGAGTGGTTCGAAGGCTTGCGCCTGCCGCCCTATGAGCTGGAGGTCAAGGACGGGCAGTACGAACTGACCTTCGAGGGCAAATGGCCCGAGGTTATGCTGTGGGAAATCCCCGCGCTTGCCGTGTTGATGGAATTGCGCTCGCGCGCCGTGCTGGCCGATATGGGGCGATTCGAGTTGCAGGTGCTCTATGCCCGCGCGATGACCAAGCTGTGGGAAAAAATCGAACGGCTGCGCGAGGTGCCCGACATCAAGATCGCGGATTTCGGGACGCGGCGGCGGCATTCCTTCCTGTGGCAGGACTGGGGCGTGCAGGCGATGATGGAAGGTCTCGGCGACCGTTTCACAGGCACGTCCAATTGCCTGATCGCCATGCGGCGTGAGGTGGAGGCGATTGGCACGAACGCCCATGAATTGCCGATGGTCTATTCAGCGCTGGCGCAGACGGATGACGAATTGTTGCAGGCGCCCTATCAGGTGTTAGCCGACTGGCATGAAGAACATGACGGCAATTTGCATATCATCCTGCCGGACACTTACGGCACGCAAGGGTTTCTGGACCGCGCGCCGGATTGGCTGGCGGGGTGGACCGGCATTCGCATCGACAGCGGCGATCCGGCGGAAGGCGCGGAAATCGCCATTCGTTGGTGGCAGTCGCGTGGTGAAGACCCGCGCGAGAAACTGGTGATCTTCTCGGACGGGCTGGATGTCGACAAGATGCTGGAACTACACGCGCGGTTCTCTGGGCGTGTGAAGCTCAGCTTCGGTTGGGGGACGCTGCTAACCAACGACTTCCGTGGATTGGTGCCGGATGATGCACTTGCGCCATTCAGCTTGGTCTGCAAGGCGGTCAGCGCAAATGGATTCCCGACCGTGAAGCTCAGCGATAACCCCAACAAGGCGATGGGGCCGTCCGAGGAGATCAAGCGCTACAAGCGTGTCTTCGATGTGGGCGAGCAGCAGGCGATGAAGGTCGTCGTTTAA
- a CDS encoding glutathione S-transferase family protein, translating to MIRLFHSPLSPFCRKVRLTLSEKRIDVDLQEEKYWEKSAEFLRRNPAGKVPVLQIDGITMSESTAICEYLDEVYPTPSLLPRDPRERYEVRRLVGWFDDTFYREVTTKILTERVIKKLVGQGYPDSRNVKEGVQKIKFHLDYMANLLDHRRWLAGDVMTLADFTAAAHLSCLDYTSDVDWNRSAVVKDWYAKIKSRPAFRNLLADQVSGFPPPPHYSDLDF from the coding sequence ATGATCCGTCTCTTTCATTCCCCGTTGTCGCCCTTTTGCCGTAAAGTCCGGCTGACGCTGTCGGAAAAGCGCATCGATGTGGATTTGCAGGAAGAGAAGTACTGGGAAAAATCGGCCGAATTCCTGCGTCGTAACCCGGCAGGGAAAGTCCCCGTCCTACAGATTGACGGGATCACCATGTCCGAAAGCACCGCGATCTGTGAATATCTGGACGAGGTGTATCCCACGCCGTCGCTGCTGCCGCGCGACCCGCGCGAACGTTATGAGGTGCGCCGGCTGGTGGGGTGGTTCGACGATACGTTTTATCGCGAAGTGACAACCAAGATCCTGACGGAACGGGTCATCAAGAAGCTAGTCGGACAGGGCTATCCTGACAGTCGCAACGTCAAGGAAGGCGTGCAGAAGATCAAATTCCACCTCGACTACATGGCAAACCTTCTGGATCACCGCCGCTGGCTGGCGGGTGACGTGATGACCCTTGCGGATTTCACGGCGGCTGCACATCTGTCCTGTTTGGACTATACGTCCGATGTAGATTGGAACAGAAGCGCGGTGGTGAAGGATTGGTACGCAAAAATAAAATCGCGGCCCGCCTTCCGGAATCTGCTGGCGGATCAGGTGTCGGGCTTCCCGCCGCCGCCCCATTACAGCGATCTGGACTTCTAG
- a CDS encoding undecaprenyl-diphosphate phosphatase: MTLLHLLIVAIIQGITEFLPISSSGHLILLPNLSGMEDQGLVIDVAVHVGTLFAVVLYFWSDVKTGLAGLPRALTGRTDTSGSKLAMCLIIATIPVVIIGLVIEVTGLNDLMRSTALIGWTMLIFGIVLYWADQTGTEEKPAENWTFRDAAIMGLWQAVALIPGTSRSGITITGARKLGYKREDAAKLAMLMSIPTILMAGGLLGIEVVAEANTAAARDGLIAAIFAFLSALLALKIMMRLLQSVSFTPYVIYRVIFGLFLLWYAYS; the protein is encoded by the coding sequence ATGACGCTTCTCCATCTTCTGATCGTCGCGATCATTCAGGGTATTACAGAGTTCCTTCCCATATCTTCTTCGGGCCACCTGATTCTCTTGCCGAATCTTTCGGGCATGGAAGATCAGGGGCTGGTCATCGACGTCGCTGTCCATGTCGGCACGCTCTTCGCTGTGGTCCTGTACTTCTGGTCGGACGTCAAAACCGGCCTTGCCGGACTTCCCCGCGCCCTGACGGGCCGGACCGACACCTCCGGCTCCAAGCTGGCCATGTGCCTGATCATCGCCACGATCCCCGTCGTCATCATCGGCCTGGTCATCGAAGTTACCGGCTTGAACGACCTGATGCGCTCGACGGCACTGATCGGATGGACGATGCTGATCTTCGGGATCGTGCTTTATTGGGCGGACCAGACCGGGACCGAAGAAAAGCCTGCGGAAAACTGGACCTTCCGCGACGCAGCGATCATGGGGCTGTGGCAGGCGGTCGCGCTGATCCCAGGCACCTCGCGGTCGGGCATCACCATCACCGGCGCAAGAAAGCTTGGCTACAAGCGCGAAGACGCAGCAAAGCTTGCGATGCTCATGTCCATTCCGACGATCCTGATGGCGGGCGGCCTTCTTGGCATCGAAGTGGTCGCCGAAGCGAACACAGCGGCAGCCAGAGACGGGCTGATCGCGGCGATTTTCGCCTTCCTGTCAGCCTTGCTCGCCCTTAAGATCATGATGCGCTTGCTGCAATCTGTCAGCTTCACGCCCTATGTGATCTACCGTGTGATCTTCGGGCTGTTCCTGCTGTGGTACGCCTACAGCTAG
- the mtgA gene encoding monofunctional biosynthetic peptidoglycan transglycosylase, with the protein MAKTKRAGRRKSAKRADPGKVIRRWVLRGAFAVVVLFAGLILLFSIVPVPTTPYMLAESRRLGGVDHEWRSMDRIAPVMVRSAVAAEDANYCAHWGFDIGALRKAIEGGVRRGGSTISQQTVKNVFLWQGRSWPRKALEAVLTPAVELVWTKRRILEVYLNVAEFGEGVFGVQAAARHYFETDAQHLTPVQAARLAAILPDPKDRSASSPGDFTRRRAASIMDGAATINRDGRARCFSG; encoded by the coding sequence ATGGCAAAAACCAAACGAGCAGGTCGCAGAAAATCGGCAAAGCGCGCCGATCCGGGCAAGGTCATCCGTCGCTGGGTGCTTCGCGGAGCCTTCGCGGTTGTCGTGCTGTTCGCCGGACTAATCCTGTTGTTTTCCATCGTTCCGGTCCCGACGACACCCTACATGCTCGCCGAATCGCGTCGGTTGGGCGGGGTGGACCATGAATGGCGGTCGATGGACAGAATCGCGCCGGTGATGGTGCGCTCGGCCGTGGCGGCCGAAGACGCTAATTACTGCGCCCATTGGGGTTTCGATATCGGGGCGCTGCGCAAGGCCATCGAAGGCGGCGTCCGGCGCGGCGGTTCGACGATCAGCCAGCAAACCGTGAAGAATGTCTTTCTGTGGCAGGGGCGCAGCTGGCCACGCAAAGCGCTTGAGGCGGTCCTGACCCCTGCGGTTGAACTGGTCTGGACCAAGCGGCGCATCCTTGAGGTCTATCTCAACGTCGCCGAATTCGGCGAGGGCGTTTTCGGCGTCCAGGCGGCTGCACGCCACTATTTCGAAACGGACGCACAACATCTGACGCCTGTACAGGCGGCGCGGCTGGCAGCGATTCTACCCGATCCGAAGGATCGGTCCGCAAGCAGCCCGGGCGATTTCACCCGCAGGCGTGCGGCGTCGATCATGGACGGGGCGGCGACGATCAACCGAGACGGGCGTGCCCGGTGTTTCAGTGGTTGA
- a CDS encoding complex I NDUFA9 subunit family protein produces MSKLVTIYGGSGFIGRHIVRRMAKQGWRVRVAVRHPNEALFVKPYGVVGQVEPIFCNIRDDQSAALAMKGADAVVNCVGILNEYKKNNFEDVQSGGAERIARLAKEAGIETLVQISAIGANPDSQSEYARTKAEGEAAVLRHMPGAVILRPSIVFGPGDSFFNRFGSMARFGPVLPIVGADTKFQPVYVDNVAEAAEKALLGQAEPGVYELGGPDVRSFREWMIGMLGVIRRRRLVVGMPFAVAGFMGWGFDLLQTLSLGFFENKVLTRDQVRNLHADNVVSEGAKGLADLGISPTPTEAVLDDYLWRFRPGGQYDEITESARNMRV; encoded by the coding sequence ATGTCGAAACTTGTCACGATCTATGGCGGTTCGGGCTTCATCGGACGCCATATTGTGCGTCGCATGGCCAAGCAGGGTTGGCGCGTGCGGGTTGCGGTCCGGCACCCGAACGAGGCGCTGTTCGTCAAACCCTACGGCGTCGTTGGTCAGGTCGAGCCGATCTTTTGCAATATCCGCGACGACCAGTCCGCCGCGCTGGCGATGAAAGGGGCCGATGCCGTGGTGAACTGCGTCGGGATCCTCAACGAGTACAAGAAGAACAATTTCGAAGATGTGCAATCCGGAGGTGCGGAGCGCATCGCCCGACTGGCCAAGGAGGCGGGTATCGAAACGCTGGTGCAGATTTCTGCCATAGGCGCCAATCCCGACAGCCAAAGTGAATATGCCCGGACCAAGGCAGAGGGCGAAGCAGCGGTGCTGCGGCATATGCCCGGCGCTGTCATCCTGCGCCCGTCCATCGTGTTCGGGCCCGGTGACAGCTTTTTCAACCGGTTCGGCTCCATGGCGCGGTTCGGGCCGGTTCTTCCTATTGTCGGCGCGGATACGAAGTTCCAGCCAGTCTATGTCGATAATGTCGCAGAAGCAGCTGAAAAGGCGCTGCTGGGACAGGCCGAGCCGGGAGTTTACGAACTTGGCGGGCCGGATGTCCGTAGCTTCCGCGAGTGGATGATCGGAATGCTTGGCGTGATCCGCCGCCGTCGCCTGGTGGTTGGCATGCCCTTCGCCGTTGCCGGCTTTATGGGCTGGGGGTTCGATCTGCTTCAGACGCTGAGCCTCGGATTTTTCGAGAACAAGGTGCTGACGCGCGACCAGGTGCGCAACCTTCACGCGGATAACGTCGTGTCGGAGGGTGCGAAAGGCCTGGCCGATCTCGGCATCAGCCCGACACCTACCGAGGCGGTTCTCGACGATTATCTGTGGCGGTTCCGGCCCGGCGGTCAGTATGACGAAATCACAGAATCTGCCCGCAATATGCGGGTCTGA
- a CDS encoding rhodanese-related sulfurtransferase, producing the protein MFTVAALYHFTPFSDPAALQAPLAKTCCSAGVTGTLLLAPEGINGTIAGTRDGIDAALAHIRSLPGCADLEWKESTAVEQPFGRMKVRLKREIVTMGQPQVDPRAGTGHYVDAKDWNDLISAPDVAVIDTRNDYEVAIGTFNGAIDPETKSFGEFPEWWQQNKQRFHNKRIAMFCTGGIRCEKSTNYLLGEGVEDVFHLKGGILKYLEDVPAEDSKWRGECFVFDGRVSVGHGLEEGPHQLCHACRRPILPEDRARPEFEEGVSCHHCAAETSEADKARFRERQKQIRLSRERGESHLGQSVKPD; encoded by the coding sequence ATGTTTACCGTCGCTGCACTCTATCACTTCACACCGTTTTCCGACCCGGCTGCATTGCAAGCGCCGCTGGCCAAGACTTGTTGCAGCGCAGGCGTGACCGGCACGCTTCTGCTGGCACCCGAGGGCATCAACGGCACCATCGCCGGCACACGCGACGGCATCGACGCGGCGCTGGCTCATATCCGGTCCCTGCCCGGCTGCGCGGATCTGGAATGGAAGGAAAGCACTGCGGTCGAACAGCCCTTCGGGCGGATGAAAGTCCGGCTGAAGCGCGAGATCGTCACCATGGGTCAGCCACAGGTCGACCCGCGCGCAGGCACCGGCCACTACGTGGATGCGAAGGACTGGAACGACCTGATATCCGCGCCCGATGTAGCCGTGATCGACACCCGCAACGATTATGAAGTCGCCATCGGCACCTTCAACGGGGCGATTGATCCGGAAACCAAAAGCTTCGGCGAATTCCCCGAATGGTGGCAGCAGAACAAGCAGCGGTTCCACAACAAGCGGATTGCCATGTTCTGCACGGGTGGGATTCGCTGCGAGAAATCCACCAACTACCTGCTCGGCGAAGGTGTCGAAGACGTCTTTCACCTGAAGGGCGGCATCCTGAAGTACCTCGAAGATGTCCCCGCCGAGGACAGCAAATGGCGAGGCGAATGCTTCGTCTTCGACGGGCGCGTATCCGTTGGTCATGGGCTTGAAGAAGGCCCGCACCAGTTGTGCCACGCCTGCCGCCGCCCGATCCTGCCCGAAGACCGTGCGCGTCCGGAGTTCGAAGAGGGCGTATCCTGCCATCACTGCGCCGCCGAAACCTCCGAGGCCGATAAAGCCCGCTTTCGCGAGCGGCAGAAACAGATCCGCCTGTCTCGCGAACGGGGCGAAAGTCACTTGGGACAATCTGTCAAACCTGACTAG
- the queG gene encoding tRNA epoxyqueuosine(34) reductase QueG — protein MHARALEEGFAKMGVCRPDAVPEIAERLRDFVAKGRHGQMQWMSERMNWRGDPSELWPEARSVIMLAEPYTPEHDPLEVLSHPDRAAISVYAQNRDYHDVVKKRLKRLGRWLLEQVDNEQIKVFVDTAPVMEKPLAAAAGLGWQGKHTNLLGRDLGSWFFLGSIFTTVELPVDEPARENCGSCRACLDVCPTDAFPAPFQLDARRCISYLTIEHKGPVDLDLREKLGNRIYGCDDCLGVCPWNKFAAESREVKYAAREDLTSPKLAELATLDDTEFRARFSGSPIKRIGRDRFVRNVLYAIGNSGEPSLRPIAQSLTSDPDETVADAARWAVTRLNG, from the coding sequence CTGCACGCACGCGCGTTGGAAGAAGGCTTCGCCAAGATGGGCGTGTGCCGTCCCGATGCCGTGCCCGAGATAGCCGAGCGCCTGCGTGACTTCGTCGCCAAGGGGCGTCACGGGCAGATGCAGTGGATGTCTGAGCGGATGAACTGGCGCGGCGACCCGTCCGAGCTGTGGCCCGAGGCTCGATCGGTCATCATGCTGGCCGAACCCTATACACCCGAACATGACCCCTTGGAGGTGCTGAGCCACCCCGACCGCGCAGCAATCAGCGTCTATGCGCAGAACCGCGATTACCATGACGTGGTGAAGAAGCGGCTGAAACGGCTGGGTCGATGGCTGCTGGAACAGGTCGATAACGAACAGATCAAGGTCTTCGTCGATACCGCACCGGTGATGGAAAAGCCGCTAGCCGCCGCAGCCGGGCTGGGCTGGCAGGGCAAGCACACGAACCTTCTGGGCCGCGATCTGGGAAGCTGGTTCTTCCTCGGGTCGATCTTCACGACGGTCGAACTACCCGTGGACGAACCTGCGCGCGAAAACTGCGGATCATGTCGTGCCTGCCTGGATGTGTGTCCGACAGATGCGTTCCCGGCGCCGTTCCAATTGGACGCGCGCCGCTGCATTTCCTACCTGACGATCGAACACAAAGGCCCGGTGGATCTGGACCTGCGCGAAAAGCTCGGCAACCGGATCTACGGCTGCGACGACTGTCTTGGTGTTTGCCCCTGGAACAAGTTCGCCGCCGAGTCGCGTGAGGTGAAGTATGCTGCCCGCGAGGACCTGACTTCACCGAAGTTGGCCGAATTGGCGACGTTGGATGATACGGAGTTTCGGGCAAGATTCTCCGGCTCACCCATCAAGCGGATCGGGCGTGATCGCTTCGTGCGTAATGTCCTGTATGCCATAGGAAATTCCGGCGAGCCCAGCCTTCGCCCGATCGCACAGTCACTGACTTCAGACCCGGACGAAACGGTTGCCGATGCGGCCCGCTGGGCCGTCACGCGCCTAAATGGCTGA
- a CDS encoding YigZ family protein has product MPDLKIIEGVLSDRGSKYAVSGGPVTSRAEADALVKALKRKKKFAKATHNTWAVLLPDGPLKADDGESGAGMVIVRMLERVGLENHVVIVTRWFGGTKLGGDRFRHVQSAVRSYFDELGIDLQGD; this is encoded by the coding sequence ATGCCGGATCTAAAGATAATCGAAGGTGTCCTGAGCGATCGTGGGTCGAAATACGCTGTTTCGGGCGGGCCGGTCACGAGTCGCGCGGAGGCGGACGCGTTGGTCAAGGCGCTGAAGCGCAAGAAGAAGTTTGCGAAAGCCACGCACAACACCTGGGCGGTCTTGCTGCCCGATGGGCCGCTCAAGGCCGATGACGGAGAATCCGGCGCCGGGATGGTGATCGTGCGGATGCTGGAACGCGTGGGCCTGGAAAACCATGTCGTGATAGTCACGCGCTGGTTCGGCGGCACGAAGCTGGGGGGCGACCGGTTCCGGCATGTTCAAAGCGCGGTGCGCAGCTATTTCGATGAATTAGGCATCGATCTGCAGGGCGATTGA